The Streptomyces sp. DG1A-41 genomic sequence ACACCTGGCAGCGGCTCGCCCCGATAGCCGGCCCCGCCCCGAAGCCCAGCACGCACTTGGGCCGCTTCCACGTCGTCCAGGACGGCACCGCCCACCAGACGCAGGCGCTTCTTCTCACCGACGCCGAAGCCGCCAACTGGCTCACCGCCACGGCGGCCGGAGAGATCTGATCCAGAGTCGGACACACCACAGGCCCCGGGGGATCAGCCAGGACATCCCCGGGGCCCGGCTCTATGGAGTCACCCGGCCTAACGACCCTGCGGTCCACATCACGCGCCAGCTGGTGCGCGCGGTGACGACGTGGACCAGGACGACGACGGCCTGCCACCCGGCGCCGCCCCGCACCCACGCCCCGATGAAGCGGACCTGATCGGCCGCCCGGTCGCCCAGGCGCCGCCACGGACGCAGCCGTCTGAGCAGATAGCCGACCGCGAGCGCGACGACTGCGGTGACGACGACAGGCTTCGTCAGTGCGCCCAAGAGGCCGGAGGTTCGGTGGGAACCTCCGGCCCCTTCTCACTCCAGGGTGGCGTCCTCCCACGCCACCACAGACGTACAGCCAGCGGTGTCCGCGCGTTCCGCACGGAACTCCATGGTCATGGCATCGGTGGCGAGGAACCGGGACAACTCGCGTTCGCTGTCCCTGGCGGTGAGGACGCCATGCGCCACGTCGAGCTCGCCGGCCGTGAGGGACCACTTCACCGCTGCGTCACAGCCCTCGCCCAGCCGCAGCGTGCCCGTCACGTCCCGCTTGTCGGTGTCGGAGTCCAGGGCGAGCGTGGTGCTTGTCGTGCGAGAGGCCGGGAGCCGCCAGGTCAGCTGGTAGGGAAAGCAGGTGGGGATGCTGTTCTGGTTCCCCCCGGCGCATCCGGCTTCCCGTACCTCAGGCTTGTCGCCGCGCTGGTGGCGGAGGGGGGAGGGCATGCTCTCGCGCACGAGGAAGATCAACGCGGGCATGAGAAGGACGCTGAGCAGGACGGCCGCGACCTTGACGTCGGTGCCAATCATGTCCAGGACCGGATGCGCCTGCTCCCGCCGCGCCGCCCTCCACGGATCCGGCCGCCCCTCCCGGCTGTCCCTAATGTCCTTGCCGACCGCCCGTTTCGGCGCTGTCACGTTGGTTGGCCGGGTGGGATGATCTTCTGGTTGATTGTGCTGGAGGGGACTGTCTGTGGGGGCCGTGTCGCCGTCGTACAAGGGGCATCGGTATCCGGTCGAGGTCATCTCCCACTGTGTGTGGCTGTACTTCCGCTTCCCGCTGTCGTTCCGCGAGATCGAGGAGCTCATGCTCGAGCGCGGGATCGTCGTCTCCTACGAGACGATCCGCCGCTGGTGCGCCAAGTTCGGGCAGTCCTATGCCAACGCGCTGCGCCGCCGACAGCCCCAGCCCGGGGACAAGTGGCACCTGGACGAAGTCTTCATCAAGATCAATGGGGAACAGAAGTACCTGTGGCGGGCTGTCGACCAGGACGGCAATGTCCTGGACATCCTGGTGCAGAACCGGCGGGACAAGGCTGCGGCCAGGCGTTTCTTCCGCAGGCTGATGAAGAGGACCGGTGCGGTGCCGCGGGTGGTCGTCACCGACAAGCTCCGCTCCTACGGCGCGGCTCATCGCGAGGTCATGCCCTCCGTCGAGCACCGGCAGTCGAAGTATCTGAACAACCGGGCGGAGAACAGCCACCAGCCAACCAGGCAGCGCGAACGGGCAATGAAAGGCTTCCGCGGCACCGGCGCAGCCCAGCGGTTCCTGTCCGCGTTCAGCGGCATCTCACCCCACTTCCGACCCCGACGGCACCTGATGAACGCCACCGAACACCGCACCGAGATGATCAACCGCTTCGCGATCTGGGACCAGATCACAGGTGCCGCCGGCCAGCCCACCACAGCTTGAGCCTAGGCTGACGCCTGGGCCAGCCACACCCTGGCACCCCGTCAGACACCCACGTCCCCAACAACGTGACAGCGCCCCGGCAAGCGTTGCGTGAGGCGCCACCAGCACTCAGCAGTTTCGCGTGGGGGAACACAGCGTCGTACTCCTTGACATGGTGTGAGCTGCGGACCGCAGGATGGGCTCTGTTGCGTCCGGGGCGTTCGACGGTCTCGCGCATCAGGTCGATGAGCGTGGTGCCGCCGGCGATGTAACGGCCGCCCCGGCGTTCGGCGTCGAGCGCGCCCCGCATGTCGGAGACTCTGGTGTAGGAGAGGCAGCCCACGCCGGACATGATCTGCCCCGGGGTGCAGAAGCCGCGCTGGAGCCCTTCTTCGAGCTGGGCAGGCCGAGATGCTCGCGCAACAGGTCGAGCAGCGAGGTCCGGTTGTCGACGGTGACGCCGTACAGCTTTCCGTTGACAACCGGCGAGACGCGGCTGCCGGGCGGCGCTTCGGCCGCGCCCGAGGTCAGGCGGCGGGTTCCGTGTCGGATCCGGCTCGTGTGTAACCCTCTGGGAAGCGGGCGAGCGGCGGCTCCTGTGCGAAGAACGTCTTCGCGCGCGCCAGTACCTCCGTGTCCTTCAGGACATCGCCAGGCGCGGTGCCGTTGCCGCGCAGGACCCCGCCGAAGCGCATCTTCATGAACGCGGCCCAGTTGTTGATGGTGCTGACCAGCGGATCGGCGAGCCACGGCAGGTCGCCCGCGGAGGTGGTGACGCCCCACAGGGTGCGTCCGGCCACGGCCGTCCTGAAGTCGAGGCCGGGGGTCTCCATCCAGGAAGTCCAGGTGTCCAGGTAGCGCTTGGTGTGGGAGGACAGCGAGTACCAGTACACGGGCGAAGCGATCACGATGTCGGTCGCGGCGAGGGTGGCGTCAAGGAGCAGTGCGAGATTGCCCTGCTCGGGCCGGTTCGGGTACCCCTCGCCGTGCCGCAGGTCGTCGAAATCGGGGAGCGGATGCTCGGCGAGCGAGATCCACTGCTGCTCGATGTCACCGGGCAACTGCGCGGCGGCCCGGCGGGCGAGCAACTCGGTGTTCCCGTCGCTGCGGTGGCTGCCGAGGAGGAAGAGGAAACGGCGGGTCAAGGCGGGCTCCTAAAGTCGAATGAAGTAGGTCGTGTGCGTACGACACAGGCGCAGGGGAGCTGCCGTCGGCCGGCGTCAGCCGGAACTGGGCCGGGCGATGGCGACGGCAGGATGGCTGCGATGCGATGCCTGCAGGGGGCAGCGGATTGGCCGGAGCCGGGAGCCGGACGGTCTCTCAGTGTGGTGGGTGAGAGGTGACCGGCTCCGCGACATCGCCGGTCCTGCGCGGTGTTACCGGGCTCGGTTCACGCAGGGTCGCCCTGGGCCTGCGCGGAGACGTCGGCCCAGTCCTCCCAGGTCTTCAGGCGCTCGGCGTAGACATGGGGAACCATGCCCAGCGGTGCGGTGCCGAAGAAGACGCGCAGCGGCGGGTTGTCGGCGTCGACGATTGTCAGCAGGGCCGGGCCGGCGGCGGTGGGGTCGCCGACCTTGATCCCGCTCCAGCTGGCGGCGACGGCCGCGCGCAGGTCGTCGTAGGCGGGCAGTTGCCCGGCGAAGGTGGCGGAGGAGCCAGGCCCAGTCGGTGGCGAAGCCGCCCGGCTCGACGAGCGTGACCTTGATGCCGAAGCCGGCGACCTCCTGGGCAAGGGCCTCGCTCAGTGCCTCCAGGGCCCACTTGGAGGCGTTGTAGACGCCGAGGTTGGGGAAGGCGGTGACGCCGCCGACGCTGGAGATCTGCACGATGTGGCCGCTGCCCTGTGCCCGCAGGAGGGGCAGGGCGGCCTGGGTGACCCACAGGGCGCCGAAGAAGTTGGTCTCCATCTGGTCGCGGACCTGCTGCTCCGTCAGCTCCTCGACCGTGCCGAACAGGCCGTAGCCGGCGTTGTTGACGACGACGTCGAGGCGGCCGAAGTGCTCGTGCGCCCGCTGCACGGCGTTGAAGGCGGCGGCCTTGTCGGTGACGTCCAGCTTCAGCGGAAGGATCGCCTCACCGTGGGCGGCCACCAGATCCGCGAGGGAGTCGGTGTCGCGGGCGGTGGCCGCGACCTTGTCGCCACGCTCCAGGGCCGCCTCGACGAACTGGCGGCCGAAACCGCGCGACGACCCGGTGATGAACCAGATCTTGCTCATGAAAACTCCCGTTCGAAACGAAGTACTGGATCGAGATCCTAACTCCAACAGAGACTGAGTATCAAGGTGAGTTCCTGTGTACCCTTCACGCATGACTGACTCCGCCGGTACTCCCGCCCGCCCCGCGGCCAAGCCCGGACTGCGTGAGCGCATGCGCGCGACCGTGCATGCGGAAGTGGTCGACGTGGCACTGCGGCTCTTCATCGAGCAAGGCTTCGACCGGACGACCGTTGACCAGATCGCGGCCGAGTCGGGGCTGTCGCGCGCCAGCCTGTTCCGGTACTTCGGAACGAAGGAAGACATGGTCCTGGTCGGTCTGGAGGGGACCGGCCGCCAGATCGCCGAGGCCCTCGCCGCCCGCCCCGACGACGAGCGGCCCTGGGAGGCACTGCGTCGTGAAGGCGGTGATGCCGTTCCTCAGGTAACGCCGCTGCACGTGCACGGGCGCCGCCGCGGCCGGAATCTGATGTTGTGGACTTCCCCGTCGACGTC encodes the following:
- a CDS encoding IS6 family transposase, which encodes MGAVSPSYKGHRYPVEVISHCVWLYFRFPLSFREIEELMLERGIVVSYETIRRWCAKFGQSYANALRRRQPQPGDKWHLDEVFIKINGEQKYLWRAVDQDGNVLDILVQNRRDKAAARRFFRRLMKRTGAVPRVVVTDKLRSYGAAHREVMPSVEHRQSKYLNNRAENSHQPTRQRERAMKGFRGTGAAQRFLSAFSGISPHFRPRRHLMNATEHRTEMINRFAIWDQITGAAGQPTTA
- a CDS encoding NAD(P)H-dependent oxidoreductase; its protein translation is MTRRFLFLLGSHRSDGNTELLARRAAAQLPGDIEQQWISLAEHPLPDFDDLRHGEGYPNRPEQGNLALLLDATLAATDIVIASPVYWYSLSSHTKRYLDTWTSWMETPGLDFRTAVAGRTLWGVTTSAGDLPWLADPLVSTINNWAAFMKMRFGGVLRGNGTAPGDVLKDTEVLARAKTFFAQEPPLARFPEGYTRAGSDTEPAA
- a CDS encoding TetR family transcriptional regulator; this encodes MTDSAGTPARPAAKPGLRERMRATVHAEVVDVALRLFIEQGFDRTTVDQIAAESGLSRASLFRYFGTKEDMVLVGLEGTGRQIAEALAARPDDERPWEALRREGGDAVPQVTPLHVHGRRRGRNLMLWTSPSTSHSPSSSRPCRSGRAGGTK